A window of the Isosphaera pallida ATCC 43644 genome harbors these coding sequences:
- the rplJ gene encoding 50S ribosomal protein L10, translating into MSNPEDFGAFAMSKYVKELMCAELERDLGETTSALILDLKGLDAISEHKLRKDLRQKDIKIRVVRNNLARLVFEKKGMSGLDPFLTGPSVLVWGGSGIAELAKEISDQVKALKKPVIKGGCVDGVAVGPDMVESLTKLPSRETLIAQVLALLMSPTRQVLAQLNAPISGVMSQVKTLAERESGDTPSDQG; encoded by the coding sequence ATGTCTAACCCCGAGGACTTCGGAGCCTTCGCTATGAGCAAATATGTTAAAGAGCTGATGTGCGCCGAGTTGGAGCGTGATCTGGGTGAAACCACCTCGGCGCTGATCCTCGACCTGAAGGGCCTGGACGCGATCTCCGAACACAAGTTGCGCAAAGACCTGCGTCAAAAGGACATCAAGATCCGAGTGGTGCGCAACAACTTGGCGCGGCTGGTGTTCGAGAAGAAGGGAATGTCCGGCCTAGACCCGTTCCTGACCGGCCCTAGCGTGTTGGTCTGGGGCGGCTCCGGGATCGCCGAACTCGCCAAGGAGATCTCCGACCAGGTCAAGGCGCTCAAAAAACCGGTCATCAAGGGCGGCTGCGTCGATGGGGTGGCAGTCGGCCCCGACATGGTTGAAAGCCTAACCAAACTGCCCAGCCGGGAAACCTTAATCGCCCAGGTGCTGGCCTTGCTGATGTCGCCGACCCGCCAGGTGCTGGCACAACTCAATGCCCCAATCTCGGGGGTGATGAGTCAGGTCAAAACCCTAGCGGAACGCGAAAGCGGGGACACGCCGTCCGACCAAGGCTGA
- a CDS encoding TadE family protein: MLVIPSSREPIAGGISGARRRGRGRWRRRRGVAIVEFAVVLPLMLILVVGLFEVGQLVRVRMVLDSAVREGCRQASIGQRRAMTPDPVNPINSIRDVVEGYLARSGINTEGLEVQILGEGGSPIEPSTLNASINQPVADQFVVEVSLPFDRNGTQGNRLVDINYKIISYPRLTSRSQWYSMRDFPLLAEALDPPIE, from the coding sequence ATGTTGGTCATTCCATCGAGTCGGGAACCGATCGCGGGAGGTATCAGCGGAGCGCGGCGTCGTGGCCGAGGCCGTTGGCGTCGTCGTCGCGGTGTGGCGATCGTCGAGTTCGCGGTGGTGTTGCCGCTGATGTTGATTTTGGTGGTGGGGTTGTTCGAGGTGGGCCAGCTGGTGCGGGTCCGGATGGTTTTGGATAGCGCAGTGCGGGAGGGTTGCCGCCAGGCGTCGATTGGCCAACGAAGGGCGATGACGCCCGATCCGGTCAATCCGATCAACTCGATCCGAGACGTGGTCGAAGGCTATCTTGCCCGCTCAGGGATCAACACTGAGGGCTTGGAGGTGCAGATTTTGGGTGAGGGGGGAAGCCCGATCGAACCCAGTACGCTGAACGCCTCCATCAATCAACCGGTGGCCGACCAGTTCGTGGTCGAAGTGTCGTTGCCGTTTGACCGCAACGGCACTCAGGGCAACCGTTTGGTTGACATCAACTACAAAATCATCAGCTATCCGAGGCTCACCAGTCGGTCGCAGTGGTACTCGATGCGGGACTTCCCCTTGCTCGCCGAGGCACTCGATCCCCCCATCGAGTGA
- the rplL gene encoding 50S ribosomal protein L7/L12: MSQTTYADNIKALGDSLVKLTVLEAKALSDYMKDTYGLEAAAAPVAMVAGPAAAAGEAAAPAAEKTEFDVILEAAGSQKINVIKVVRAATSLGLKEAKELVESAPKPVKQGISKADAEKLKKELEEAGATVKIA; encoded by the coding sequence ATGTCCCAAACCACCTACGCCGACAACATCAAAGCGCTGGGCGACTCGTTGGTGAAACTGACCGTGCTGGAAGCCAAGGCGCTGAGTGACTACATGAAGGACACCTACGGCCTCGAAGCTGCTGCGGCCCCAGTGGCGATGGTGGCGGGCCCCGCCGCGGCGGCTGGCGAAGCGGCGGCCCCTGCCGCGGAAAAGACGGAGTTCGACGTGATCCTCGAAGCGGCTGGCAGCCAAAAGATCAACGTCATCAAGGTCGTCCGCGCCGCCACGTCCCTGGGTCTGAAGGAAGCCAAGGAACTGGTGGAATCGGCTCCCAAGCCGGTCAAGCAAGGCATCTCGAAGGCGGACGCCGAAAAGCTCAAGAAGGAGTTGGAGGAAGCTGGAGCCACCGTCAAGATCGCCTAA
- the nusG gene encoding transcription termination/antitermination protein NusG, translating to MSLALPTAPARFRVELRLFSFMNDPTTTPPDSDPTEWDDPDSQRGWHDGEMRSSDESEESLRPVVYEERPDGGDDFDREEDDENEVEAHTAKHAARSAKAATGSGSASPPSPPSDPDAEPAPELSWYVLKVQSSREDSIREAMLKRVRIQGLERFFGDVVVPKRKEVEIRNNKKKIVERKTYPGYLLVQMELNERTWFTIRETPGVGDFVGPPGSPTKISPAEVQQILGTPSADEKVGIEEASAEPVKPKIDFERGDRVKIKDGPFENFEGTVEEVVPARGVVKVMIVIFNRPTPVDLEYWQIERI from the coding sequence GTGTCCCTCGCCCTCCCCACCGCCCCCGCTCGCTTTCGAGTCGAACTGCGACTGTTTTCATTTATGAACGATCCGACCACGACGCCCCCTGACTCCGACCCGACCGAATGGGACGACCCCGACTCCCAGCGTGGCTGGCATGATGGGGAGATGCGATCGTCCGACGAGTCTGAGGAATCGCTGCGCCCCGTCGTGTACGAAGAGCGTCCCGATGGCGGCGACGACTTCGATCGGGAGGAGGACGACGAGAACGAGGTTGAAGCGCATACGGCTAAACACGCCGCCCGAAGCGCAAAGGCGGCCACCGGTTCCGGTTCCGCCTCTCCCCCTTCCCCTCCCTCCGACCCTGACGCGGAACCCGCCCCCGAACTGAGTTGGTATGTCCTCAAAGTGCAGAGCAGCCGCGAGGATTCGATCCGAGAGGCGATGCTCAAGCGGGTGCGGATTCAAGGGTTGGAACGCTTCTTTGGCGACGTGGTGGTGCCCAAACGCAAAGAGGTGGAGATCCGCAACAACAAAAAAAAGATCGTGGAACGCAAGACCTACCCGGGATACCTGTTGGTGCAAATGGAACTCAACGAGCGGACTTGGTTCACCATCCGCGAGACCCCTGGAGTTGGCGACTTCGTTGGTCCACCCGGATCGCCCACCAAAATCTCGCCGGCCGAGGTGCAACAGATTCTCGGCACCCCCAGCGCTGATGAGAAGGTAGGGATTGAAGAGGCATCGGCCGAACCGGTCAAACCCAAGATTGACTTCGAGCGGGGCGATCGGGTCAAGATCAAAGACGGTCCGTTCGAGAACTTCGAGGGGACGGTCGAAGAGGTGGTTCCAGCCCGCGGCGTGGTCAAGGTGATGATCGTGATTTTCAATCGACCGACTCCGGTGGACCTGGAATATTGGCAGATCGAACGAATTTGA
- the tuf gene encoding elongation factor Tu — protein sequence MAKETFQRTKPHVNVGTIGHIDHGKTTLTAALLKVLANQPWAGQTKVKDYAEIAKGGTVRDATKTVTIAVSHVEYESEKRHYAHIDCPGHADYIKNMITGAAQMDGAILVVSAADGPMPQTREHILLARQVGVPALVVFLNKIDLVDDEELLELVEMEIRELLSKYKFPGDEIPIIRGCARPAYDDPTNPEKAKSILDLVKAMDEYIPDPVRDKDKPFLMPVEDVFSIKGRGTVGTGKVERGVVKVGDPVEIIGFGANLKSTVTGVEMFQKVLEQGEAGDNVGVLLRGIEKNQLERGQVICKPGSITPHTKFEAEVYVLSKDEGGRHTPFFKNYRPQFYFRTTDVTGTVLNLLAEDGSEAQMCMPGDNIKMTVELQTPIAMEENLRFAIREGGRTVGAGVVTKILA from the coding sequence ATGGCCAAGGAAACTTTCCAACGCACTAAGCCGCACGTCAACGTAGGTACGATTGGTCACATCGACCACGGCAAGACCACACTCACCGCCGCGTTGTTGAAGGTGTTGGCGAACCAACCCTGGGCCGGTCAAACCAAGGTCAAGGACTACGCCGAAATCGCCAAGGGCGGCACCGTCCGCGACGCGACCAAGACGGTGACCATCGCCGTCTCGCACGTGGAATACGAAAGCGAGAAACGGCACTACGCCCACATCGACTGCCCAGGTCACGCCGACTACATCAAGAACATGATCACCGGGGCCGCCCAGATGGATGGCGCGATTCTGGTGGTGTCGGCGGCCGACGGTCCCATGCCCCAGACCCGCGAACACATTTTGCTGGCCCGTCAGGTCGGCGTGCCAGCCCTGGTGGTGTTCCTCAACAAGATCGACCTTGTGGACGACGAGGAACTGCTGGAACTGGTCGAGATGGAGATTCGGGAACTGCTGTCGAAGTACAAGTTCCCGGGCGATGAAATCCCGATCATCCGTGGCTGCGCCCGCCCAGCCTACGACGATCCGACCAACCCAGAGAAGGCTAAGTCGATCCTGGACCTGGTCAAGGCGATGGACGAGTACATCCCCGACCCGGTCCGTGACAAAGACAAACCGTTCCTCATGCCGGTCGAAGACGTCTTCTCGATCAAAGGCCGCGGCACCGTGGGCACCGGCAAGGTGGAGCGTGGGGTCGTCAAGGTCGGCGATCCAGTCGAAATCATCGGCTTCGGAGCCAACCTCAAGTCCACCGTCACCGGCGTTGAAATGTTCCAAAAAGTCTTGGAGCAAGGCGAGGCGGGCGACAACGTTGGCGTACTGCTCCGAGGGATCGAAAAGAACCAACTCGAGCGTGGGCAGGTCATCTGCAAACCCGGCTCGATCACGCCGCATACCAAGTTCGAGGCCGAAGTCTACGTGCTCTCGAAGGATGAAGGCGGTCGCCACACCCCATTCTTCAAAAACTATCGTCCCCAGTTCTACTTCCGCACCACCGACGTGACTGGCACCGTCCTTAATCTGCTGGCCGAGGACGGCTCCGAAGCGCAAATGTGCATGCCGGGCGACAACATCAAGATGACGGTGGAACTGCAAACCCCCATTGCGATGGAGGAAAACCTCCGCTTCGCCATTCGGGAAGGTGGGCGAACCGTCGGCGCGGGCGTCGTGACCAAGATTCTGGCCTGA
- the rpoB gene encoding DNA-directed RNA polymerase subunit beta, with the protein MSTGSTIRRIVPSVKKFFGRIRDDFPIPDLTQIQTESYARFLQEDTPPEQRKDQGLEAVFREIFPIESYGDKTLRLEYIKYELGKPRYDPDECRRLSLTYGRPLNVWLRLWKGDESIEDHVYLGDMPIMIGGGEFIINGAERVVVSQLHRSPGVDFVVDTESGDKKLHACRIIPERGSWIELQVNKKDALEVRIDQSGKFSAMTLLRAMDPAYSTDEAILRAFYDTETIHTSEEGAAARLENKIACGDVVDPETGEVLCDSGARIDRVRAQLFVDHNLGAIEVMVEVKDPLILHSLQMDPTSDHESALLKIYQRLRPGNPPQLDKARDLFREKFYDTNRYRLGRVGRFRINRKFNLDLPEDKMTLDAADYVHAIRYIIDLRRNKGHIDDIDHLGNRRLRTIDELAADEIRKGFLKLRRTVQERMTMKDAEDLNPRSLINQKSISAAIDYFFGRGELSQVVDQTNPLAQLTHERRLSALGPGGLNRKRAGFEVRDVHISHYGRICPIETPEGTNIGLISSLANYARVDEYGFLVCPYRVVENGKPTNEVRWMRADDENDVYLAPADVPLDEHGRIKGPNTIARYQSDIHMIPSDKVQYIDISPRQVVGVSAGLIPFLEHDDANRALMGSNMQRQAVPLLVAEPPLVATGLEGAVAMNSGMVVRAREDGVVTEVDSTKVVIDGVHVYKLRKYIGLNERTCLNQKPVVSVGQQVKKGDLLADGASTYQGELALGRNVLVAFMSWDGYNFEDAIILSERLVKEDVYTSIHIEEFEADIRETKLGREEFTRDIPNVSEKALRHLDENGIVAVGTYVKPGDILVGKVAPKSKSELSPEEKLLHAIFGRSGEDVKNDSLEVPSGVEGIVLSTQRFSRRTSLTEEERKAHDKEIKDTEQAESIKIAEAYRQMIKELEEVIGGPVVHKETARPYGREKDPVALAEESQSFKLEHIDLHGPDILSKAREVHRRHAVRIDNLRDEKERKLNSLKLGDELQTGVLQMVKIYVATKRVISVGDKMAGRHGNKGVIAKILPEEDMPFLADGTPVEILLNPLGVPSRMNVGQILETHLGWAAAKLGFRAICPVFDGADESVIRQHLKEAGLPENGKAQLYDGRTGEPFDQKVTVGYMYMLKLHHLVDDKIHARATGPYSLITQQPLGGKARFGGQRFGEMEVWALEAYGAAYILQELLTVKSDDVEGRTKIYESMVKGENTLEAGTPASFDVLTNEIRGLALNMQLEKKRV; encoded by the coding sequence ATGTCCACCGGCTCGACCATCCGACGCATCGTCCCCTCGGTCAAGAAGTTTTTCGGGCGGATTCGGGACGACTTCCCGATTCCCGACCTGACCCAAATCCAGACTGAAAGCTACGCGCGGTTCCTCCAGGAGGACACCCCGCCCGAACAACGGAAGGATCAAGGTCTGGAAGCGGTGTTCCGTGAAATCTTCCCTATCGAAAGCTACGGCGATAAGACGCTGCGTCTGGAGTACATCAAATACGAACTGGGCAAGCCTCGCTACGACCCGGACGAGTGCCGACGATTGAGCTTGACCTACGGCCGTCCGCTCAATGTCTGGCTGCGGTTGTGGAAGGGTGACGAGTCGATCGAGGACCACGTCTACCTGGGCGACATGCCGATCATGATCGGCGGCGGCGAGTTCATCATCAACGGTGCCGAGCGGGTGGTGGTCAGCCAGCTGCATCGCTCCCCCGGCGTGGACTTCGTGGTGGACACCGAGTCGGGCGACAAGAAACTGCACGCTTGCCGGATCATCCCGGAACGTGGCAGCTGGATCGAGCTCCAGGTCAACAAGAAAGACGCGCTGGAAGTCCGCATCGATCAGTCGGGCAAGTTCTCGGCCATGACCCTGCTCCGCGCGATGGACCCGGCCTACTCAACCGACGAGGCGATCCTGCGCGCGTTCTACGACACCGAAACCATCCACACCTCCGAAGAGGGCGCGGCCGCCCGCCTGGAAAACAAAATCGCCTGCGGCGACGTGGTGGACCCCGAAACCGGCGAGGTGCTTTGCGACAGCGGAGCCCGGATCGACCGGGTCCGCGCTCAGCTGTTCGTCGATCACAACCTCGGCGCAATCGAGGTCATGGTCGAGGTCAAAGACCCCCTGATCCTGCACTCCCTCCAAATGGATCCGACCTCGGACCACGAAAGCGCACTGCTCAAAATCTATCAACGACTTCGCCCAGGCAACCCGCCCCAACTCGACAAGGCGCGGGATTTGTTCCGCGAAAAATTCTATGACACCAACCGCTATCGCCTGGGTCGGGTGGGACGGTTCCGGATCAACCGGAAATTCAACCTGGACCTCCCCGAAGACAAGATGACCCTGGACGCAGCCGACTATGTCCACGCGATCCGCTACATCATCGACCTGCGGCGCAACAAAGGCCACATCGACGATATCGACCACCTGGGCAACCGTCGTCTGCGAACCATCGACGAACTCGCAGCCGACGAGATCCGCAAGGGGTTCCTCAAACTGCGGCGCACCGTCCAAGAACGAATGACGATGAAGGACGCGGAAGATTTGAACCCGCGTTCGCTCATCAATCAGAAGAGCATTTCGGCGGCGATCGATTACTTCTTCGGTCGGGGCGAACTGTCACAGGTGGTGGACCAAACTAACCCGTTGGCCCAGCTGACCCACGAGCGGCGGCTCTCGGCGCTTGGTCCAGGAGGTCTCAATCGCAAGCGTGCCGGTTTCGAGGTGCGCGACGTGCATATCTCGCACTACGGCCGAATCTGCCCAATCGAAACCCCCGAAGGAACCAACATCGGCCTGATCTCCTCGCTGGCCAACTACGCCCGGGTGGATGAGTACGGCTTTCTGGTTTGTCCCTACCGGGTGGTCGAAAACGGCAAGCCGACTAACGAAGTGCGCTGGATGCGCGCCGACGACGAAAACGACGTTTATCTTGCCCCCGCCGACGTGCCTCTGGACGAACATGGCCGCATCAAGGGTCCCAACACGATCGCGCGGTATCAGTCGGACATCCACATGATTCCGTCCGACAAGGTTCAATACATCGACATTTCACCTCGGCAGGTGGTAGGAGTCTCCGCCGGTCTGATCCCGTTTTTGGAACACGACGACGCCAACCGCGCGTTGATGGGTTCGAACATGCAACGCCAAGCGGTGCCGCTGCTGGTCGCCGAGCCTCCCCTGGTGGCCACCGGCCTGGAAGGCGCTGTGGCCATGAACTCGGGGATGGTGGTCCGCGCGCGCGAGGACGGAGTCGTCACCGAGGTGGACTCCACCAAGGTGGTGATTGATGGGGTGCATGTTTACAAGTTGCGGAAATACATCGGGCTCAACGAACGCACCTGCCTCAACCAAAAGCCGGTGGTGTCGGTGGGTCAGCAAGTCAAGAAGGGCGATTTGCTGGCAGACGGAGCCAGCACCTACCAGGGCGAACTAGCGCTAGGACGCAACGTCCTCGTCGCCTTCATGTCGTGGGATGGCTACAACTTCGAGGACGCGATCATCCTGTCCGAACGGTTGGTCAAGGAGGATGTCTACACTTCGATCCACATTGAGGAGTTCGAGGCGGACATCCGCGAGACCAAGCTGGGCCGCGAGGAGTTCACCCGCGACATCCCCAACGTCTCAGAAAAGGCGCTTCGGCACCTGGACGAAAACGGGATCGTGGCGGTGGGAACCTACGTCAAGCCGGGCGACATTCTCGTGGGCAAAGTGGCCCCCAAGAGCAAAAGCGAACTGTCGCCTGAGGAGAAGCTGCTGCACGCGATCTTCGGGCGCTCGGGGGAGGATGTCAAAAACGACAGCCTGGAGGTTCCCTCGGGCGTGGAGGGCATCGTGTTGTCCACTCAGCGGTTCTCCCGCCGCACCAGCCTCACCGAAGAGGAACGCAAAGCCCACGACAAGGAGATCAAGGACACCGAACAGGCCGAGTCGATCAAGATCGCCGAAGCCTATCGTCAAATGATCAAAGAACTGGAGGAGGTCATCGGCGGCCCAGTGGTCCACAAGGAAACTGCCCGTCCCTACGGGCGGGAGAAAGACCCGGTGGCGTTGGCCGAGGAAAGTCAGTCATTCAAGCTCGAACACATCGACCTACACGGCCCCGATATCCTCTCCAAAGCGCGCGAGGTTCACCGCCGTCACGCCGTCCGAATCGATAATCTGCGGGACGAGAAGGAACGCAAACTCAACAGCCTCAAGCTGGGCGACGAGTTGCAGACCGGCGTTCTGCAAATGGTCAAGATTTACGTCGCCACCAAACGGGTCATCTCGGTGGGCGACAAGATGGCCGGACGCCACGGCAATAAAGGGGTCATCGCCAAAATCCTCCCCGAAGAGGATATGCCGTTCCTCGCCGACGGCACTCCCGTGGAGATTCTGCTCAACCCCCTGGGGGTGCCTAGCCGGATGAACGTCGGCCAAATCCTGGAGACCCACCTGGGTTGGGCCGCCGCCAAACTCGGCTTCCGCGCCATTTGTCCCGTCTTCGACGGAGCCGACGAATCGGTCATCCGCCAACACCTCAAGGAGGCCGGTCTCCCCGAAAACGGCAAAGCCCAACTCTACGACGGCCGAACCGGCGAACCGTTCGACCAAAAGGTGACAGTTGGCTACATGTATATGCTCAAACTTCACCATCTGGTGGACGACAAGATTCACGCTCGGGCCACTGGTCCCTACTCGCTGATCACCCAGCAGCCGTTGGGCGGCAAGGCCCGCTTCGGCGGCCAGCGGTTCGGCGAGATGGAGGTGTGGGCGTTGGAAGCCTATGGCGCGGCTTACATTCTTCAGGAACTGTTGACCGTCAAATCGGACGACGTGGAAGGTCGGACCAAGATTTACGAGTCGATGGTCAAAGGTGAGAATACCCTCGAAGCCGGTACTCCGGCGAGCTTTGATGTGTTGACCAACGAGATTCGGGGTCTGGCTCTGAACATGCAACTCGAAAAGAAACGGGTCTGA
- the rpmG gene encoding 50S ribosomal protein L33 codes for MREYVWLECTECGDRNYRVQKETRGAGRLELRKYCPRLRRHTLHKESRKK; via the coding sequence ATGCGTGAATACGTCTGGCTTGAATGCACGGAATGCGGCGACCGCAACTATCGCGTGCAAAAGGAGACCCGAGGCGCGGGCCGTCTGGAGCTGCGCAAATACTGCCCGCGGCTTCGACGTCACACGTTGCACAAGGAATCCCGCAAGAAGTGA
- a CDS encoding Gfo/Idh/MocA family protein: MTRKLRVGMVGGGGPGNFFGAPHRRAILMDNSAELTAGALRSDPAGAIASAKELFFTRGYGDWASMIAEEAKLPEDQRIDYVTIVTPNHAHFGPADAAARAGMGVLCEKPLTLTLDEALALRKTVKQHDTPFVVAYTYTAFPMVMMARELVHDGTLGEIRKCEAWYPQGWLASKIEAQGQQQASWRVDPARSGASGCGGDIGTHAYEFIKFVAGLRAVRVQARTKTFVEGRALDDDFTVLAELSNGAIGTIAASQVTIGAQNDNGFRIIGTKGTLEWSITDHNTLKHFEAGQPVRLFRLGAEYGYLPETVKPYVRVPSGHPEGFHEALANLHRCLEWTIRARRGETVPRACPLPGIDDGVEGMAFIAAAVESGREDGRWVAVKPLD; this comes from the coding sequence ATGACTCGAAAACTGCGTGTCGGCATGGTCGGCGGCGGCGGTCCCGGCAATTTCTTCGGCGCTCCGCACCGACGGGCGATCCTCATGGACAACTCGGCCGAACTGACCGCTGGGGCGCTTCGCAGCGACCCCGCGGGCGCGATTGCCTCGGCCAAGGAGTTGTTTTTCACCCGGGGCTACGGCGATTGGGCAAGTATGATCGCCGAGGAGGCCAAGCTGCCCGAGGATCAGCGGATCGACTACGTGACGATCGTGACCCCCAACCACGCCCACTTCGGCCCTGCCGACGCCGCGGCCCGCGCTGGGATGGGAGTGCTGTGCGAAAAGCCGCTCACCTTGACCCTCGATGAAGCCCTGGCGCTGCGTAAAACGGTCAAGCAACACGACACGCCGTTCGTGGTGGCCTACACCTACACCGCCTTCCCGATGGTGATGATGGCCCGGGAACTCGTGCACGACGGGACGCTCGGCGAGATTCGCAAGTGCGAAGCCTGGTATCCCCAGGGCTGGCTGGCCTCCAAGATCGAAGCCCAGGGCCAGCAACAAGCCTCCTGGCGAGTCGATCCCGCCCGCTCGGGAGCCTCGGGTTGCGGCGGCGACATCGGCACCCACGCCTACGAGTTCATCAAGTTCGTCGCCGGGTTGCGGGCAGTTCGGGTCCAGGCCCGCACCAAGACGTTCGTGGAAGGCCGGGCGCTCGACGACGACTTCACCGTGCTGGCCGAACTCTCCAACGGCGCGATCGGCACCATCGCCGCCTCGCAGGTGACCATCGGCGCTCAGAACGACAACGGCTTTCGCATCATCGGCACCAAGGGCACGCTAGAGTGGTCGATCACTGACCACAACACCCTCAAGCACTTCGAGGCGGGCCAACCGGTGCGTCTGTTCCGACTGGGGGCCGAATACGGCTACCTTCCCGAGACGGTCAAACCGTATGTCCGAGTTCCCTCCGGCCACCCCGAAGGCTTCCACGAGGCGCTCGCCAACCTCCACCGTTGCTTGGAGTGGACCATCCGCGCGCGTCGGGGCGAAACGGTTCCCCGCGCCTGTCCGCTGCCGGGCATCGACGACGGTGTAGAAGGGATGGCGTTCATCGCCGCGGCAGTCGAGTCGGGCCGCGAGGATGGCCGCTGGGTTGCCGTCAAACCTTTGGATTAA
- the rplK gene encoding 50S ribosomal protein L11, whose amino-acid sequence MAKVMTAQVKLQCPGGQATPAPPVGPALGQHGINIGQFVQQFNDRTKDMKGMTIPVIITIYNDRSFEFVLKSPPAAVLLKQAAGVASGSPTPNKTKVGSVTREQLRKIAETKMADLNARDLEHAMRVIAGTARSAGIEIKD is encoded by the coding sequence ATGGCGAAGGTGATGACGGCTCAGGTCAAACTGCAATGTCCCGGCGGCCAAGCCACTCCAGCCCCCCCGGTTGGCCCGGCGCTTGGTCAACACGGAATCAACATTGGTCAGTTCGTTCAACAGTTCAACGATCGGACCAAGGACATGAAGGGGATGACGATTCCGGTCATCATCACGATTTACAACGACCGGAGCTTCGAGTTCGTCCTCAAGAGTCCACCAGCGGCAGTGCTGCTCAAACAGGCCGCCGGAGTGGCGTCCGGTTCGCCAACGCCGAACAAGACCAAAGTGGGAAGCGTAACCCGCGAACAGCTTCGGAAGATCGCCGAAACCAAAATGGCCGACCTCAACGCGCGGGACCTCGAACACGCCATGCGCGTCATCGCCGGCACTGCCCGCAGCGCGGGTATCGAGATCAAAGACTGA
- the rplA gene encoding 50S ribosomal protein L1 encodes MAKHSKRYRALLEKVPASREPMPLEDGLKLLKEFDTTKFVQTVEVSAKLGIDPRQSDQNVRGSVALPHGIGKTVRVAVFAQGENAEKARAAGADLVGSDDLASQIKGGMMDFDVALATPDMMGIVGPLGRVLGPRGLMPSPRSGTVTTDIAAAVREFKAGKIEFRNDKTGNVAVPVGKLNFEVPQLADNIQAFMNHLRSLKPSTAKGAFIRSVTISATMSPGLRVDV; translated from the coding sequence TTGGCGAAGCATTCCAAGCGATACCGGGCGTTGCTTGAAAAAGTGCCCGCCAGCAGAGAGCCGATGCCGTTGGAAGACGGCCTGAAGTTGCTCAAAGAGTTCGATACGACGAAATTCGTGCAAACCGTGGAAGTCTCGGCCAAGCTGGGGATCGACCCTCGCCAAAGCGACCAGAACGTGCGAGGGTCGGTGGCCCTGCCGCACGGGATTGGCAAAACAGTGCGGGTGGCGGTCTTCGCCCAGGGGGAGAACGCCGAAAAGGCGCGAGCGGCCGGAGCCGACCTAGTCGGCTCGGACGACCTGGCCTCCCAAATCAAGGGCGGCATGATGGACTTCGACGTGGCGTTGGCAACCCCGGACATGATGGGAATCGTCGGCCCATTGGGTCGCGTGCTGGGTCCCCGCGGCCTGATGCCCTCGCCTCGCTCGGGCACGGTGACGACCGACATCGCCGCGGCCGTGCGCGAGTTCAAGGCGGGCAAGATCGAGTTTCGCAACGACAAAACTGGCAACGTCGCGGTGCCGGTCGGCAAGCTGAACTTCGAGGTTCCCCAACTGGCCGACAACATTCAAGCCTTCATGAACCACTTGCGGTCGCTCAAGCCGTCCACGGCCAAGGGCGCGTTCATCCGCAGCGTCACCATCTCCGCCACGATGAGCCCGGGTCTCCGGGTGGATGTCTAA
- the secE gene encoding preprotein translocase subunit SecE — MGQVKDGSQTAAKAAARAEGDFGGSAKPKRQGPTYWTNLVSTDLYKFNLGRKVRWTTFIALAILIVYGVQQLTVQLADQSLLVARVFPLGFGGLLLWIAFRTIQYPRFAEFLIATEAEMNKVSWISRDDLRTSTIVVLVCVVILSIYLFIVDIIWLKILELVGVIQR; from the coding sequence ATGGGTCAAGTCAAAGACGGATCGCAAACCGCCGCCAAAGCCGCTGCGCGAGCCGAGGGAGATTTCGGTGGTTCGGCCAAGCCGAAGCGTCAGGGTCCGACGTATTGGACCAATCTGGTCTCGACCGACCTTTACAAGTTCAACCTTGGGCGTAAGGTCCGTTGGACAACGTTCATCGCCCTGGCCATCCTCATTGTCTACGGCGTTCAGCAACTGACCGTTCAGCTGGCCGATCAAAGCCTGCTGGTCGCCCGCGTCTTTCCACTGGGGTTCGGTGGCCTCCTGCTTTGGATCGCCTTTCGAACGATTCAATATCCCCGATTCGCCGAATTCCTGATCGCCACCGAAGCCGAGATGAACAAGGTCTCTTGGATCAGCCGCGACGACCTGCGCACCTCCACCATCGTGGTGCTGGTCTGCGTGGTGATCCTTTCCATCTACCTCTTCATCGTGGACATCATTTGGTTGAAGATTCTGGAATTGGTCGGTGTCATCCAGCGCTAA